The Acomys russatus chromosome 11, mAcoRus1.1, whole genome shotgun sequence genome contains the following window.
CATCAGGCTGGGGGGGGAAATTACTACATCatcaggctggggggggggaattaCTACATCATCAGGCGGGGGGGGGAATTACTACATCATCAGGCTGGGGGGGAATTACTACATCATCAGGCTGGGGGGGGGAAATTACTACATCATCAGGCTGGGGGGGGAAATTACTACATCATCAGGCTGGGGGGGGGAATTACTACCTCatcaggctggggggggggaattaCTACATCATCAGGCTGGGGGGGGGATTTACTACATCATCAGGCTGGGGGGGGAATTACTACATCATCAGGCTGGGGGCAGAAATTACTACATCATCAGGCTGGGGGGGGAAATTACTACATCATCAGGCTGGGGGGGGAAATTACTACATCATCAGGCTGGGGAGGGAAATTACTACATCATCAGGCTGGGGGGGGGAAATTACTACATCATCAGGCTGGGGGGGGAATTACTACATCATCAGGCTGGGGGGGAAATTACTACATCATCAGGCTGGGGGGGGAATTACTACATCATCAGGCTGGGGGGGGAATTACTACATCATCAGGCTGCCGGGGGGGGGGACGACAAATTCTTCAGACTGAGCAGCTcttccacgggggggggggaggacgtTGGCACCCCAGGGCCTCCAGCTTGTCAGCCAGGTGAAGATGTGGGGATGTTTGAGTGAGTGGGGCTGGCATGAGCGGTCTCGTCCCAGAGGAGTGAGACTGTGGGGTGttgctgtgagagagagagggagggagagagagagagagagagagagggagagagagggagagacagagacagagagagggagagagagagagagagagggatggagggagagagagggagagacagagagagggagagagagagagggagagagagggagggagggagagagagggagagacagagacagagagagggggagagagagagagagagagagggagagagagacagacacacacacacagaggagcggggagagagagacagggagagagacagacagacagacagacacagaggaggggggagagagagacacagagagagagacagacagacagacacacacagaggaggggggagagagagacagagagagagacagaaagacagcgacagagacagagagacggcaGCATCCTAAGGCAGGGCTAACATCTAGGGGTGACCAGTGGACCAGAGCGcctgaggaaggggagggaataCAAGGAAGGAGCCACTCGAGGGAACACCTAGTTCCTCTGGGACATTCAAGTGACACCTGTTTCCACAGAACAAATCAATAATGAGGGCAGACCTATTGTCCCTGTAACCACTGTCCCGGGCTGTCTCTGCTCCACCCACAGGATAAAGCCTGCTGTCTTGGGGACCAGGCAGATACTGGAGCCTAGCAAGATGCTGAGCCTCGCAGGTGGGAGCCGGGCTCCCTTGGGCCTGCTCCTGATCTCTCTGTATCTGCCAGGTACGGAGACTACTGGGGTCCTTTTAGAATTAAGGGTAAAGGTAAAGGCAGGAGTGAGCTTAGGTTCCCCGTGGGAGGCGGCAGCACAAAAAGGGGCTTCCCGTGAAGCGGCCAGGGGGTCAAAGGAGCGGCTGCCCCCGAATCTGATCCACTGACCGCtccaccttccctttccttcagGCCTCTTTGCACGGAGCATCGGGGCACCAGAGGAGAAAGCCTCCCCGCATTCCGGAAAGCCTTCCTTCACCGGCCTCTCCAACTCCGGACAGCCTCAGCCCAAGCTAGACCCCGTGAATAATGAGTTACCGAGGGTTCTTCCACAAGATAGCGCCCTACCCGAGGGCAGCTCTGGGCTGCCCCACGGGCCTGCCTTCTGGGGACCGTCTCCCATGGAGCCCTGGCTCTCAGAGGACCCTCAGCAAGAGatggctgctgctgccgctgctgagGACGACTTGGAGCAGGTGCCGCCCGAAGGCCTGCCGTACCTCTCCAGAGGCAGCCATCTGCCTGAGGCTTCCTCTGCACTGGTCAGGCAACCTTCACCAGAGGTTTCCCGCCCCCAGGACTCAGAGCCTAGATGGCAACCGGGTTCCAGACCACCGGGAACCGAGGCAGAAGCCTTTGCTCAGCACCCGTTCTGGTTTCTCAGCCACAGGTTTCTGCCTAGTTCACCTGGGAGGATCCTAAATCCTGGAGCAtcttggggaggtggaggagctGGAACTGGGTGGGGAACCAGGCCCATGCCGTACCCTTCTGGAATATGGGGTAGCAATGGTCAAGTATCAGGGACTAGCATGGGGGGGAATAGTCGGTTCCCAGTAGGGAGCTGGGGGGGTAATGGTCGGGGTCCGGCAGGGGGCTGGGTGGGTAATGGTCGGGGTCCAGCAGGGGGCTGGGTGGGTAATGGTCGGGGCCCAGTAGGGGGCTGGGTGGGTAATGGACGGAACCCAGCAACGGGCTGGGCGGGTAATGGTTGGGGACCAGCAGGGGGCTGGGCGAGTAATGGGCGGGGTCCAGTAGGGAGCTGGGCGGGTAATGGTCGGGGCCCAGCAGGGGGCTGGGCGGGGTAATGGTCGGGGCCCAGCAGGGGGCTGGGCGGGTAATGGTCGGGGCCCAGTAGGGGGCTGGGCGGGTAATGGTCGGGGCCCAGTAGGGGGCTGGGGGGGTAATGGTCGGGGCCCGGCAGGGGGCTGGGTGGGTAATGGTCGGGGCCCAGTAGGGGGCTGGGCAGGTAATGGTCGGGGCCCAGCAGGGGGCTGGGCAGGGACCAGTTGGC
Protein-coding sequences here:
- the C11H6orf15 gene encoding uncharacterized protein C6orf15 homolog, which gives rise to MLSLAGGSRAPLGLLLISLYLPGLFARSIGAPEEKASPHSGKPSFTGLSNSGQPQPKLDPVNNELPRVLPQDSALPEGSSGLPHGPAFWGPSPMEPWLSEDPQQEMAAAAAAEDDLEQVPPEGLPYLSRGSHLPEASSALVRQPSPEVSRPQDSEPRWQPGSRPPGTEAEAFAQHPFWFLSHRFLPSSPGRILNPGASWGGGGAGTGWGTRPMPYPSGIWGSNGQVSGTSMGGNSRFPVGSWGGNGRGPAGGWVGNGRGPAGGWGAGRGNGRGPAGGWAGNGRGPVGGWAGNGRGPVGGWGGNGRGPAGGWVGNGRGPVGGWAGNGRGPAGGWAGTSWRPGGSWGTNCGYPAGSWGPTC